A genomic region of Saccopteryx bilineata isolate mSacBil1 chromosome 1, mSacBil1_pri_phased_curated, whole genome shotgun sequence contains the following coding sequences:
- the LOC136319611 gene encoding olfactory receptor 51B2-like, translating to MWSNISAAPFLLTGFTGLEIFHPWISTAFFVIYISILLGNGTLLFLIREDHTLHEPMYYFLAILAATDLGVTLTMMPTVLGVLWLDHREISHRACYFQTYVIHSLSIVESGVLLIMAYYCFITICYPLRYTSILTNAKVVKIGLGVLMRGFILIVPMIIITLSRFPYCRSHVLSHAFCLHQDVIKLARTDITFNRLYPVVLISLIGFLDSLLILISYILIFGRMNCIMPICLKMRKTVILVI from the coding sequence ATGTGGTCCAACATCAGTGCTGCCCCTTTTCTACTGACTGGCTTTACAGGTCTGGAGATATTTCACCCTTGGATTTCCACTGCCTTCTTTGTTATCTATATCTCCATACTCCTCGGCAATGGCACCCTCCTCTTCCTTATCAGGGAAGACCACACTCTTCATGAGCCAATGTACTACTTTCTGGCTATACTGGCAGCCACAGACCTTGGAGTTACTTTGACAATGATGCCCACTGTGCTTGGTGTTCTGTGGCTGGATCACAGGGAGATCAGCCATAGAGCCTGCTACTTCCAAACCTATGTAATCCATTCACTCTCAATTGTGGAGTCTGGAGTCTTGCTCATCATGGCCTATTATTGTTTTATCACCATCTGCTATCCCCTGAGATATACCTCCATTCTCACCAATGCTAAGGTGGTAAAGATAGGTCTAGGGGTTCTAATGAGAGGCTTTATACTTATTGTGCCCATGATCATTATTACCCTTTCTAGATTCCCCTACTGCAGATCCCATGTCCTCTCCCATGCCTTCTGTTTGCACCAAGATGTGATCAAATTGGCACGCACTGACATCACCTTCAATAGACTTTATCCTGTAGTCCTGATTTCATTAATTGGCTTCTTGGACTCTCTGCTTATACTTATCTCTTACATCTTAATCTTTGGCCGAATGAACTGTATAATGCCAATTTgtcttaaaatgagaaaaactgttattcttgtcatttaa